A stretch of the Notolabrus celidotus isolate fNotCel1 chromosome 3, fNotCel1.pri, whole genome shotgun sequence genome encodes the following:
- the muc15 gene encoding mucin-15, giving the protein MKLCLRLTVSLFLLVQAFNLASLQESTDSPGQPIDQSWLRQLAQMKAESQNTALSEGEKEYDHDAGRAAAESNNDYSGIASGSMAMYNEEEENVADKDKDANESDYMDVVTTTVPLNVTTKQPEFQNTTDTPVNATTDQTNSSIVNTTEAEEEFYNSTTIPQNSTTPPIVANTTSFPEFSNHTDFNTTTLAPEVNATQEPTTTPQNDIWFMNGTQEPTTTSQNDTWSMNATESTSTTTVTQTNTTTTSETTHTPTVFLSTTLSDSATTDFSPATSTVAPTNTSKGNETDKSSGSGSSSERGLASDTNSQRHSSWGAILGTAVAVVCVGLVAYVILKHKHQKDFSHRKLVEEFPSDPVHRLDNNEPLDLNFGGSAYYNPALQGDNIQMTNFP; this is encoded by the exons ATGAAACTGTGTTTGAGACTCACAGTAAGTCTCTTTCTGCTGGTCCAGGCCTTCAACCTGGCATCACTCCAAGAATCCACCGATTCTCCCGGGCAGCCGATTGATCAAAGCTGGTTGCGTCAACTCGCTCAAATGAAAGCTGAAAGTCAAAACACTGCACTTTCTGAAGGGGAGAAGGAGTATGATCATGACGCAGGGCGGGCTGCTGCGGAGTCAAATAATGATTACAGTGGGATAGCATCTGGCTCCATGGCAATGTataatgaggaagaggagaatgtGGCCGACAAAGATAAGGATGCAAATGAATCTGATTATATGGATGTTGTCACCACCACTGTGCCTCTGAATGTTACAACTAAGCAACCTGAGTTTCAAAACACCACCGATACTCCAGTAAATGCAACTACCGATCAAACAAACTCAAGCATCGTCAACACTACAGAAGCTGAGGAAGAATTTTATAACTCAACGACAATTCCTCAAAACTCAACAACTCCTCCAATTGTGGCAAACACCACCAGCTTCCCAGAGTTTTCCAATCACACTGATTTTAATACGACAACCCTGGCTCCAGAGGTCAACGCTACCCAGGAACCAACAACTACTCCACAGAACGATATATGGTTCATGAACGGTACCCAGGAACCAACAACTACTTCACAGAACGATACATGGTCCATGAACGCTACAGAGTCCACGAGCACAACAActgtaacacaaacaaacaccacaACGACATCAGAgaccacccacacacccactgtgtttttatcaacaaCACTGTCTGACTCTGCAACCACAGACTTCAGCCCTGCCACTTCAACAGTCGCTCCAACGAATACATCTAAGGGCAACGAGACAGACAAATCTTCAGGCTCAGGGAGCAGCTCAGAGAGAG GTTTGGCATCAGATACAAACAGTCAGAGACACTCATCGTGGGGAGCCATATTGGGGACGGCCGTGGCAGTGGTCTGTGTGGGACTGGTGGCCTACGTcatcctgaaacacaaacaccagaAAGATTTCTCTCACAGGAAACTGGTGGAGGAGTTCCCCTCTGATCCAG TCCACAGACTGGACAACAACGAACCCTTGGACTTGAATTTTGGAGGTTCTGCCTATTACAACCCAGCTCTCCAAGGCGACAACATCCAAATGACCAACTTCCCGTGA